One window of Papaver somniferum cultivar HN1 chromosome 9, ASM357369v1, whole genome shotgun sequence genomic DNA carries:
- the LOC113312528 gene encoding uncharacterized protein LOC113312528, with amino-acid sequence MDESSFEKISRAANAKKAWEILQNSFKGVDKVKKVRLQTLRGEFESLSMKESELISDYFSRVLVVVNQLRRNGEVMGDSRVIEKILRSLVPKFDYIVVAIEESKDVESMTVDELMGSLQAHEERMRKRNKEGAVEVLQAKLTLKDKGESSSNNARGRGCGYYGGRERGKQNNDDQRGQRSSSTRGRGRGNNSWRNNNRPRYDKSQVECYNFHKLGHYASDCRSSSNNVEERANYASKENQEDQTLLVACKGGDYDENCTWVLDTGASNHMCGTKEKFVELDESVSGNVTFGNGAKTPVSGLGKILIRLKNGSHQFISNVIMSLT; translated from the coding sequence ATGGATGAGTCGTCATTCGAGAAGATATCAAGAGCCGCTAATGCAAAGAAAGCGTGGGAGATTTTGCAAAATTCATTCAAAGGCGTGGACAAAGTAAAGAAGGTGCGGTTGCAAACTCTAAGAGGTGAGTTCGAATCTCTCTCCATGAAAGAGTCCGAATTAATATCGGATTATTTttcaagagttttagttgttgttaATCAACTAAGAAGAAATGGCGAGGTCATGGGTGATAGTCGTGTGATTGAAAAAATACTACGGTCACTTGTTCCTAAATTCGACTATATCGTCGTTGCAATCGAGGAGTCCAAAGACGTTGAATCCATGACCGTGGATGAGCTCATGGGATCTCTTCAAGCCCATGAAGaaagaatgagaaagagaaaTAAAGAGGGAGCGGTAGAAGTTCTACAAGCTAAGCTTACTTTAAAAGACAAAGGAGAGAGCTCTAGTAATAATGCTAGAGGAAGAGGATGTGGCTACTACGGCGGAAGAGAAAGAGGCAAGCAAAATAACGATGATCAGAGAGGCCAGAGGTCAAGCTCCACAAGAGGTCGTGGTAGAGGAAATAATTCATGGCGCAACAATAATAGGCCAAGGTATGACAAATCTCaagtcgaatgctataattttcaTAAGCTTGGTCATTATGCTTCGGACTGTCGATcttcttcaaataatgtcgaGGAGAGAGCAAACTACGCtagtaaagaaaatcaagaagacCAGACCTTGTTGGTGGCATGCAAAGGAGGTGACTATGATGAAAACTGTACATGGGTGCTTGATACGGGAGCAAGCAACCATATGTGCGGCACGAAGGAAAAATTCGTGGAGCTTGATGAATCAGTTTCCGGCAATGTGACGTTTGGAAATGGAGCGAAAACTCCGGTGAGTGGTCTTGGCAAAATTTTGATTCGATTAAAAAATGGAAGCCATCAATTTATTTCTAATGTTATTATGTCCCTAACgtaa